The following coding sequences are from one Devosia yakushimensis window:
- a CDS encoding DUF2336 domain-containing protein, whose product MLGFQPYETFQLLIETGGVDRTNTLLIAACDAYTRRGKPTPPEMEQFEALASRLFPTAAPNARAKGAAILGRAEVLSPVLERLVVDNIGDDLNSFLQSAATLSDQTALEIIARDDVPAAAIVATRADLSNVVLAKLFQLNSRKVYRALAANTAIQPRGAYLSALARSAQMDHMVAESLAQRDDFDAALLAPAFFDLSDNDRVKVIRAFADRDTPVAPISKTLEQLTVASADLTKALMKLFSENRRPEVTRLLSQITGLDEVRCGQIAHDVTGASLFVILRAFGCSAYDGLKVLIHATSHDSDRSQALADFATLFGNVAPQSMAYLMSAWRGEVNLLELNKPEYKPFTETSRRTPLAPAHNPVVDQAIEALARIGLRRAG is encoded by the coding sequence ATGCTTGGTTTTCAGCCCTACGAGACGTTTCAGCTGCTTATCGAGACAGGCGGTGTCGACCGGACCAATACGCTGCTGATCGCGGCCTGTGACGCCTATACCCGCCGTGGCAAGCCCACGCCTCCCGAAATGGAACAGTTCGAGGCCCTCGCCAGCCGCCTGTTCCCCACCGCCGCGCCCAATGCCCGGGCCAAGGGCGCCGCCATTCTGGGCCGCGCCGAAGTACTCTCGCCGGTGCTCGAACGCCTTGTCGTCGACAATATCGGCGACGACCTCAACAGCTTCCTGCAATCGGCGGCGACGCTGTCCGATCAGACGGCGCTTGAGATCATCGCTCGCGATGATGTCCCTGCCGCCGCAATCGTGGCCACTCGCGCCGACCTCTCCAATGTGGTGCTGGCCAAGCTGTTCCAGCTCAATTCACGCAAGGTCTACCGCGCTCTCGCCGCCAATACCGCCATCCAGCCGCGCGGTGCCTATCTCAGCGCCCTCGCCCGTTCCGCCCAGATGGATCACATGGTCGCCGAATCGCTGGCCCAGCGCGACGATTTCGATGCGGCCCTTCTGGCACCGGCATTCTTCGATCTTTCCGATAATGACCGGGTCAAGGTCATCAGGGCCTTTGCCGACCGCGACACCCCGGTCGCCCCGATCAGCAAGACCCTGGAACAGCTCACCGTAGCCAGTGCCGACCTCACCAAGGCGCTGATGAAGCTTTTTTCCGAGAACCGCCGCCCCGAGGTCACTCGCCTGCTCAGCCAGATTACCGGGCTCGACGAAGTCCGGTGTGGGCAGATCGCCCATGACGTCACCGGCGCCTCGCTCTTCGTCATCCTGCGCGCCTTTGGCTGCTCGGCCTATGATGGGCTCAAGGTCCTGATCCACGCCACCAGCCACGACAGCGACCGCTCCCAGGCGCTGGCCGATTTCGCCACGCTTTTTGGCAATGTGGCGCCTCAATCCATGGCCTATCTGATGAGTGCCTGGCGCGGCGAAGTAAACCTGCTCGAGCTCAACAAGCCCGAATACAAGCCCTTCACCGAAACCAGCCGCCGCACGCCGCTGGCGCCGGCACACAATCCGGTGGTCGACCAGGCCATCGAAGCCCTCGCCCGCATCGGCCTGCGCCGGGCGGGGTAA
- a CDS encoding DUF1491 family protein, whose translation MASLRSDLWCSAFVRRHNDLGNMCVVSRRGDPIAGQVFIEVDHLDGTVSLFTPAPMAGREGNDAALVFQRRFRRVEPGKVRDRIAQEIEFDPDLWVLSLDLRGEDPGIELDAGSRI comes from the coding sequence GTGGCCTCGCTTCGCAGCGATCTGTGGTGCAGCGCCTTCGTGCGCCGCCACAATGATCTGGGCAATATGTGCGTGGTGTCCCGACGGGGCGATCCCATAGCCGGGCAGGTGTTCATCGAGGTTGATCATCTCGATGGCACGGTCAGCCTGTTTACGCCCGCACCCATGGCGGGGCGGGAAGGCAATGACGCGGCGCTGGTGTTTCAGCGGCGGTTCAGGCGTGTGGAGCCGGGCAAGGTGCGGGACCGCATTGCACAGGAAATCGAGTTCGACCCGGACCTCTGGGTGCTCAGCCTTGATCTGCGAGGAGAAGACCCCGGGATCGAGCTGGATGCGGGGTCGCGGATTTAA